A genomic region of Streptomyces rimosus contains the following coding sequences:
- the proC gene encoding pyrroline-5-carboxylate reductase has product MTQKVAVLGTGKIGEALLSGMIRGGWAPTDLMVTARRPERADQLRTRYGVTPVTNAEAAKSADTLILTVKPQDMGALLTELAPHIPADRLVISGAAGIPTAFFEERLPAATPVVRVMTNTPALVDEAMSVISAGTHATAAHLTRAEGIFATVGKTLRVPESQQDAATALSGSGPAYFYFLVEAMTDAGILLGLPRDKAHDLIVQAAIGAATMLRDSGEHPVTLRENVTSPAGTTINAIRELENHGVRAALIAALEAARDRSRELAGGNG; this is encoded by the coding sequence ATGACCCAGAAGGTCGCCGTACTCGGCACCGGAAAAATCGGCGAAGCCCTCCTCAGCGGCATGATCCGAGGCGGCTGGGCCCCCACCGACCTCATGGTCACCGCCCGCCGCCCCGAACGCGCCGACCAGCTCCGTACCCGCTACGGCGTCACCCCGGTGACCAACGCCGAGGCCGCCAAGTCCGCCGACACCCTCATCCTGACGGTCAAGCCGCAGGACATGGGCGCGCTCCTCACCGAGCTGGCCCCGCACATCCCCGCCGACCGCCTCGTGATCAGCGGCGCCGCCGGCATCCCGACGGCCTTCTTCGAGGAGCGGCTGCCCGCGGCCACCCCGGTCGTACGTGTCATGACGAACACCCCCGCCCTCGTGGACGAGGCCATGTCCGTCATCTCCGCGGGCACCCACGCCACCGCCGCGCACCTCACCCGCGCCGAGGGCATCTTCGCCACCGTCGGCAAGACGCTGCGGGTCCCGGAGTCCCAGCAGGACGCCGCCACCGCCCTTTCCGGCTCCGGCCCGGCGTACTTCTACTTCCTGGTCGAGGCGATGACCGACGCCGGCATCCTGCTGGGCCTGCCGCGCGACAAGGCCCATGACCTGATCGTGCAGGCGGCGATCGGCGCCGCGACCATGCTCCGGGACAGCGGCGAGCACCCGGTGACCCTGCGCGAGAACGTCACCTCGCCCGCCGGCACCACCATCAACGCCATCCGCGAGCTGGAGAACCACGGTGTACGGGCCGCCCTGATCGCCGCCCTGGAAGCGGCCCGCGACCGCAGCCGCGAACTCGCCGGCGGCAACGGCTGA
- a CDS encoding type IV secretory system conjugative DNA transfer family protein — protein MRQEQGPGGTGGPGGGRGRGVPDSLLIGVLVFLLGLTVLAWTATGLAGLFTHGAWPDGVTFTRTPLALRSLIAAPHDLPAAWPGTPAAQLSGYGLFWGILISELLVLVVLTVFALGTIARYRVVRANRRAEGRGSDGGAGGTEDVVRGGAAPAGVPEAAAVAPASAAPVPVSSPALEAPMPAPAAGPETPSVAPSAPALAPDLTPAPVPAPAGPIAPPVHYGTDRRQAIALASEAIAAAEGPLVVATTDPALWADTKDARAKLGPLLTYDPQHLLDTPARLRWSPTSGCEDIAVAAERAAALLTPVRPSSVLDSAVADSATTLLRCWLHAAAVDGRPFRQLHRWAHTSGAAHEPVRVLRTNRKASAGQAGELESVLTAHAERREMAQELVSRTLACLSSIHIRDACNPARSDALLLESFIDEGGTLYVAGESIEDPRTAPGAMPLLIALLSHVVERGRRMAERSSAGRLDPPLTLVLHDIAALAPFPALPGLLETGREQGLLTLATLRSQEQARARWPHHALPG, from the coding sequence TTGCGGCAGGAGCAGGGGCCGGGCGGTACGGGCGGCCCGGGTGGCGGCCGGGGTCGGGGCGTTCCCGACTCCCTCCTGATAGGCGTACTGGTCTTCCTCCTGGGCCTCACCGTCCTGGCGTGGACCGCGACGGGCCTGGCCGGGCTCTTCACCCACGGCGCCTGGCCGGACGGCGTGACCTTCACCCGTACGCCGCTGGCCCTGCGCAGCCTGATAGCCGCCCCGCACGATCTCCCGGCCGCCTGGCCCGGCACCCCCGCCGCCCAGCTCTCCGGGTACGGACTGTTCTGGGGCATCCTCATCAGCGAACTGCTGGTGCTGGTGGTGCTGACGGTGTTCGCGCTGGGGACGATCGCCCGCTACCGGGTGGTACGGGCCAATCGGCGGGCCGAGGGCCGGGGGTCGGACGGGGGTGCCGGGGGCACCGAGGATGTCGTACGGGGTGGGGCGGCGCCCGCGGGTGTCCCTGAGGCGGCTGCGGTGGCGCCGGCATCTGCTGCGCCTGTCCCGGTGTCGTCGCCCGCCTTGGAAGCGCCTATGCCCGCCCCGGCGGCCGGGCCCGAGACGCCCTCGGTCGCCCCCAGCGCTCCCGCTCTCGCACCTGACCTCACACCCGCTCCCGTTCCGGCCCCGGCCGGCCCGATCGCCCCGCCCGTGCACTACGGAACCGACCGCCGCCAAGCCATCGCGCTCGCCTCCGAGGCCATCGCCGCGGCCGAGGGGCCCCTCGTCGTGGCCACCACCGACCCCGCGCTGTGGGCCGACACCAAGGACGCCCGCGCCAAGCTGGGCCCGCTGCTGACCTACGATCCCCAGCACCTCCTGGACACCCCGGCCCGGCTGCGCTGGTCCCCGACGTCCGGCTGTGAGGACATCGCCGTCGCCGCCGAGCGCGCGGCCGCGCTGCTCACCCCCGTACGGCCCTCCAGCGTCCTCGACTCGGCGGTGGCCGACTCCGCGACGACCTTGCTGCGCTGCTGGCTGCACGCCGCCGCGGTGGACGGACGGCCTTTCCGCCAGCTGCACCGCTGGGCGCACACCAGCGGCGCCGCGCACGAACCGGTACGTGTTCTGCGTACGAACCGGAAGGCGTCGGCGGGCCAGGCGGGCGAGCTGGAGTCCGTACTGACCGCACATGCGGAACGCCGCGAGATGGCGCAGGAATTGGTCTCCCGCACCCTGGCGTGCCTCTCCTCGATCCACATCCGGGACGCCTGCAATCCGGCGCGATCCGATGCCCTGCTTCTCGAATCTTTCATCGACGAAGGGGGAACGCTTTACGTGGCAGGGGAATCCATCGAGGATCCGCGGACCGCTCCGGGTGCGATGCCGCTGCTCATCGCGCTCCTCTCCCACGTGGTCGAGCGCGGCCGCCGCATGGCCGAACGGTCATCCGCCGGTCGGCTCGACCCACCACTCACCCTCGTGCTGCACGACATCGCGGCGCTCGCGCCGTTCCCGGCGCTGCCCGGCCTCCTCGAAACCGGCCGTGAGCAGGGGCTGTTGACGCTGGCCACCCTGCGCTCCCAGGAACAGGCCCGCGCCCGCTGGCCGCACCACGCCCTGCCGGGCTGA
- the trpS gene encoding tryptophan--tRNA ligase, with amino-acid sequence MTRRERREKTRIFCGVRPTGHLTLGNYLGALRRWADEDQHRAEALFCVVDLHALTVDHDPARVRRLSRQAVTLLLAVGLDPRRCTLFVQSHVAEHTRLAYLMECTADDDEMRRMARYREKAASERARGGSVRLSLLTYPALMAADILAYGTDEVPVDGDQAQQLELTRELAIRFNRRYGHTFVVPKVTRPAVAVRVMDLQDPVSAMGTSHARGAGVVYLLDEAEAVREKVMGAVTDAGADIVYDRAGRPGAANLLDVLAACGGGDPEKLAGEYDSYGALKKDTAEAVVELLRPVRERHAELVADPGYVDSVLRDGAERARGMARPRVDAAYRGVGLLPVG; translated from the coding sequence ATGACGCGGCGAGAGCGGCGGGAGAAGACGCGGATCTTCTGCGGAGTGCGACCGACCGGGCATCTGACCTTGGGGAACTACCTGGGCGCCTTGCGCCGCTGGGCGGACGAGGACCAGCACCGTGCGGAGGCCCTGTTCTGCGTCGTGGATCTGCACGCGCTGACCGTGGACCACGATCCGGCGCGCGTGCGCAGACTCAGCCGGCAGGCCGTCACGCTGTTGTTGGCGGTGGGGCTCGATCCACGGCGGTGCACCTTGTTCGTACAGAGTCACGTCGCCGAGCACACTCGGCTGGCGTATCTGATGGAGTGCACGGCCGACGACGACGAGATGCGGCGCATGGCCCGGTACAGGGAGAAGGCCGCGAGCGAGCGGGCGCGGGGCGGCAGCGTACGGCTGTCGTTGCTGACGTATCCGGCGCTGATGGCGGCCGACATCCTCGCGTACGGGACCGACGAGGTACCGGTGGATGGGGACCAGGCGCAGCAGCTGGAGCTGACGCGGGAACTGGCGATCCGCTTCAACCGGCGGTACGGGCACACGTTCGTGGTGCCGAAGGTGACACGTCCGGCCGTGGCCGTGCGGGTGATGGATCTCCAAGATCCGGTGTCGGCGATGGGGACGTCACATGCCCGCGGGGCGGGGGTCGTCTATCTGCTCGACGAGGCGGAGGCCGTGCGCGAGAAGGTCATGGGCGCGGTGACGGATGCCGGGGCGGACATCGTGTACGACCGGGCCGGGCGGCCCGGGGCGGCGAACCTGCTGGACGTACTGGCGGCGTGCGGCGGGGGCGATCCCGAGAAGCTGGCGGGTGAGTACGACTCGTACGGCGCGCTCAAGAAGGACACGGCCGAGGCGGTGGTGGAGCTGCTGCGGCCGGTGCGGGAGCGGCACGCGGAGCTGGTGGCGGACCCGGGGTACGTGGACTCCGTCCTGCGGGATGGGGCCGAGCGGGCGCGGGGGATGGCGCGGCCGCGGGTGGATGCGGCGTATCGGGGGGTGGGGTTGCTGCCGGTGGGGTGA
- a CDS encoding GNAT family N-acetyltransferase translates to MGYLIRPVKADEWKRLRELRLAALADPVARIAFNESFEKVAAYPDEVWQRRAGRSDEDRDPLTFIGEGPDGGWGGMVVVLVEKEGADERGGEEPWAHIVGVYVRPEHRGTGLARELFAAAVEWAWSRSEPAVERVRLWVHEENERALALYRSLGFVETGRTMADPKDGTAIEHEMALERA, encoded by the coding sequence ATGGGGTATCTGATCAGGCCGGTGAAGGCGGACGAGTGGAAGCGGCTCAGGGAACTCCGGCTGGCGGCCCTCGCCGATCCGGTCGCACGCATCGCCTTCAACGAGTCCTTCGAGAAGGTCGCGGCGTACCCGGACGAGGTATGGCAGCGACGGGCGGGCCGGAGCGACGAGGACCGGGACCCGCTGACGTTCATCGGTGAGGGCCCCGACGGCGGTTGGGGCGGCATGGTCGTCGTACTCGTGGAGAAGGAGGGCGCGGACGAGCGGGGCGGCGAGGAGCCGTGGGCCCACATCGTCGGCGTCTACGTACGGCCGGAACACCGCGGCACCGGGCTGGCGCGCGAGCTGTTCGCGGCGGCGGTGGAGTGGGCGTGGAGCCGCTCCGAGCCGGCGGTGGAACGCGTACGGCTCTGGGTGCACGAGGAGAACGAGCGCGCGCTGGCGCTCTACCGGTCGCTCGGCTTCGTGGAGACCGGCCGGACGATGGCCGACCCGAAGGACGGGACGGCCATCGAGCACGAGATGGCGCTGGAACGCGCCTAG
- a CDS encoding SCO6880 family protein, with the protein MTTQSHPLTPRRTYLIGRARPNAIVGKNRETGEIALIIAGAFLGMLCGLLVPVLSLRIASLTGFPLLAIAAVYFPYRGRTFYKWFEINRSYRRTVRRGATYRSGAAEAGIRLDGREVEIGPPPGIGRINWLSAPFGPDEIAVLLHADRRTVTAAIEIEGPGVGLRDSEDQEALVERFGTLLKHVANGDGFVTRLQMLARTLPADPDAHAKDVAQRGNPDSPDWLQDSYDQLQSMVSTSSEQHRAYLVACMHYTRELASEAQTMARAAQLHNGGLVRKKLDRDAGLAVVMARELTDICARLAEADIRVRQPLGQSRLSSLVHSMYDPDHPIDHIQAMTKRNAWPAELDAMEPTYLQAKTRESATRAPWCHATAWIKEWPLTPVGVNFLAPLLVHTPDVIRTVAVCMDLEPTEIAIERMLTEKTNDDAEASRAAKMNRVVDPRDVAHHGRVDQRGEDLASGAAGVNLVGYITVSSRSPEALARDKRTIRASAGKSYLKLEWCDREHHRAFVNTLPFATGIRR; encoded by the coding sequence TTGACGACCCAGTCGCACCCGCTCACGCCCCGCCGCACATATCTGATCGGCCGCGCCCGTCCGAACGCGATCGTCGGCAAGAACCGCGAGACCGGCGAGATCGCGCTGATCATCGCGGGCGCGTTCCTCGGCATGCTGTGCGGCCTGCTGGTGCCGGTGCTGTCCCTGCGGATCGCCAGCCTGACCGGTTTCCCGCTGCTGGCGATCGCCGCGGTCTACTTCCCGTACCGCGGCCGTACGTTCTACAAGTGGTTCGAAATCAACCGCAGCTACCGGCGCACGGTCCGCCGGGGCGCCACGTACCGCTCCGGCGCCGCCGAGGCGGGCATCCGCCTGGACGGCCGGGAGGTGGAGATCGGCCCGCCGCCGGGCATCGGCCGCATCAACTGGCTGAGCGCCCCGTTCGGCCCGGACGAGATCGCCGTACTGCTGCACGCCGACCGTCGTACGGTCACCGCCGCCATCGAGATCGAGGGCCCCGGCGTCGGCCTGCGCGACAGCGAGGACCAGGAAGCGCTGGTCGAGCGGTTCGGCACGCTGCTCAAGCACGTCGCCAACGGGGACGGCTTCGTCACCCGCCTGCAGATGCTGGCCCGTACGCTCCCCGCCGACCCCGACGCGCACGCCAAGGACGTCGCCCAGCGCGGAAACCCGGACTCCCCTGACTGGCTCCAGGACTCTTACGACCAGCTCCAGTCCATGGTCTCCACCTCCTCCGAGCAGCACCGCGCCTACCTGGTCGCCTGCATGCACTACACGCGCGAACTGGCCTCCGAGGCTCAGACCATGGCGCGCGCCGCGCAGCTGCACAACGGCGGGCTGGTCCGCAAGAAGCTGGACCGGGACGCGGGCCTCGCCGTCGTCATGGCGCGCGAGCTGACCGACATCTGCGCGCGGCTGGCCGAGGCCGACATCCGCGTACGGCAGCCCCTCGGGCAGAGCAGGCTGTCCTCCCTGGTGCACTCCATGTACGACCCGGACCACCCCATCGACCACATCCAGGCCATGACCAAGCGCAACGCCTGGCCGGCCGAGCTGGACGCGATGGAACCGACGTACCTCCAGGCCAAGACCCGCGAGTCGGCCACCCGCGCACCGTGGTGCCACGCCACCGCCTGGATCAAGGAGTGGCCGCTGACCCCGGTCGGCGTCAACTTCCTGGCACCGTTGCTTGTGCACACTCCCGATGTCATCCGTACGGTGGCGGTCTGCATGGACCTGGAGCCCACCGAGATCGCGATCGAGCGGATGCTGACGGAGAAGACCAACGACGACGCGGAGGCCAGCCGGGCCGCCAAGATGAACCGGGTGGTCGACCCGCGCGACGTGGCCCACCACGGCCGCGTCGACCAGCGCGGCGAGGACCTGGCCTCGGGCGCCGCGGGCGTCAACCTGGTCGGCTACATCACCGTCTCCTCCCGCTCCCCGGAGGCGCTGGCCCGCGACAAGCGCACCATCCGCGCCTCGGCGGGCAAGAGTTACCTCAAACTGGAGTGGTGCGACCGGGAACACCACCGCGCCTTTGTCAACACGCTGCCGTTCGCGACCGGTATCCGCCGCTAA
- a CDS encoding ATP-binding protein: MLDPLAALTEAFTSFLFGKVETTRLPVRTSTGQAQAVYLPTAAPGLGDSGVIIGREVYSGKGYIYDPFQLYGQQLPAPHWLVLGESGNGKSALEKTYVLRQLRFRDRQVVVLDAQGEDGVGEWNLIAQQLGITPIRLDPTAALNGGIRLNPLDPSITTTGQLALLRTIIEVAMGRGLDERSGFALKVAHAYVNETITNRQPVLTDIVEQLRHPEEESAEAMNVDIDDVRAWGLDVALVLDRLVDGDLRGMFDGPTTAGIDLDAPLIVFDLSHIDRNSIAMPILMAIVGVWLEHTWIRPDRKKRIFLVEEAWHIINSPFVAQLFQRLLKFGRRLGLSFVAVVHHLSDVVDGAAAKEAAAILKMASTRTIYAQKTDEARATGGVLGLPRWAVEIIPTLTPGIAVWDVNGNVQVVKHLITEAERPLVYTDRAMTETSASMTEEALAIERAADAEAAQRADAIAMQRQFRDESSETVA; this comes from the coding sequence ATGCTCGATCCGCTCGCGGCACTCACCGAGGCGTTCACCAGCTTCCTGTTCGGGAAGGTGGAGACGACGCGACTGCCGGTACGGACCTCCACCGGCCAGGCCCAGGCGGTCTACCTGCCGACCGCGGCGCCCGGCCTGGGCGACTCCGGCGTGATCATCGGCCGCGAGGTCTACAGCGGCAAGGGCTACATCTACGATCCCTTCCAGCTGTACGGCCAGCAGCTGCCGGCCCCGCACTGGCTCGTCCTCGGCGAGTCCGGCAACGGCAAGTCGGCGCTGGAGAAGACGTACGTCCTGCGCCAGTTGCGCTTCCGCGACCGGCAGGTCGTCGTCCTGGACGCGCAGGGCGAGGACGGGGTCGGCGAGTGGAACCTGATCGCCCAGCAGCTGGGCATCACCCCCATCCGCCTGGACCCGACCGCGGCCCTCAACGGCGGCATCCGCCTGAACCCCCTCGACCCGTCGATCACCACGACCGGCCAGCTGGCCCTGCTCCGTACGATCATCGAGGTCGCCATGGGCCGCGGCCTGGACGAGCGCTCCGGCTTCGCGCTGAAGGTGGCGCACGCGTACGTCAACGAGACGATCACCAACCGCCAGCCGGTGCTGACGGACATCGTCGAGCAGCTGCGCCATCCCGAGGAGGAGTCGGCGGAGGCCATGAACGTCGACATAGACGACGTACGGGCCTGGGGTCTGGACGTGGCGCTGGTGCTCGACCGGCTGGTCGACGGCGATCTGCGCGGCATGTTCGACGGCCCGACCACGGCCGGCATCGACCTGGACGCGCCGCTGATCGTCTTCGACCTGTCGCACATCGACCGCAACTCGATCGCGATGCCGATCCTGATGGCCATCGTCGGCGTGTGGCTGGAGCACACGTGGATCCGGCCCGACCGGAAGAAACGGATCTTCCTCGTCGAGGAAGCCTGGCACATCATCAACTCGCCGTTCGTCGCCCAGCTCTTCCAGCGGCTGCTGAAGTTCGGCCGGCGCCTCGGCCTGTCCTTCGTCGCCGTCGTCCACCACCTCAGCGACGTGGTGGACGGCGCCGCCGCCAAGGAGGCCGCGGCGATCCTGAAAATGGCCTCCACCCGTACGATCTACGCCCAGAAGACGGACGAGGCGCGGGCCACCGGCGGCGTCCTGGGCCTGCCCCGCTGGGCGGTCGAGATCATTCCGACGCTCACCCCCGGCATCGCGGTGTGGGACGTCAACGGCAACGTCCAGGTCGTCAAACACCTGATCACCGAGGCGGAACGGCCGCTGGTCTACACCGACCGGGCGATGACCGAGACCTCGGCGTCGATGACCGAGGAAGCGCTCGCGATCGAGCGGGCGGCGGACGCGGAGGCCGCCCAGCGCGCCGACGCGATCGCGATGCAGCGGCAGTTCCGGGACGAGTCGAGCGAGACGGTGGCGTGA
- a CDS encoding ABC transporter permease: MTTAAPPFSAARTLATAARVLRQLRHDPRTIALMLIVPCVMIALLRYVFDARPRTFDSVGASLLGVFPMITMFLVTSIATLRERTSGTLERLLAMPLGKADLLGGYALAFGALAIVQSALATALSVWLLDLDISGSLWLLLLVAVLDALLGTALGLFVSAFASSEFQAVQFMPAILMPQLLLCGLFTPRDTMQPVLRAFSNVLPMSYAVDGMTELLTHPTLTTAFLHDITIVTACTLGILALSTTTLRRRTE, translated from the coding sequence ATGACCACCGCAGCGCCGCCCTTCTCCGCGGCCCGAACCCTGGCCACCGCCGCCCGCGTGCTGCGCCAGCTGCGCCACGACCCGCGCACCATCGCCCTGATGCTGATCGTCCCCTGCGTGATGATCGCCCTGCTGCGCTACGTCTTCGACGCGCGCCCCCGGACGTTCGACAGCGTCGGCGCCTCGCTGCTCGGCGTCTTCCCGATGATCACGATGTTCCTGGTGACCTCCATCGCCACCCTCCGCGAACGCACCTCGGGCACCCTCGAACGCCTCCTCGCCATGCCCCTCGGCAAGGCCGACCTGCTCGGCGGCTACGCCCTGGCCTTCGGCGCCCTCGCCATCGTCCAGTCCGCGCTCGCCACCGCCCTGTCCGTATGGCTGCTGGACCTGGACATCAGCGGCTCCCTCTGGCTGCTCCTCCTGGTCGCCGTCCTCGACGCCCTCCTGGGCACCGCCCTCGGCCTTTTCGTCTCGGCCTTCGCCTCCTCCGAATTCCAGGCCGTCCAATTCATGCCCGCCATCCTGATGCCGCAGCTCCTCTTGTGCGGCCTGTTCACCCCACGCGACACGATGCAGCCGGTCCTCAGAGCGTTCTCAAATGTCCTGCCGATGTCCTACGCGGTAGACGGCATGACCGAACTCCTCACCCACCCCACCCTCACCACCGCTTTCCTCCACGACATCACCATCGTCACCGCCTGCACCCTCGGAATCCTGGCTCTGAGCACGACCACGCTGCGGCGGCGCACGGAGTGA